One genomic window of Arthrobacter caoxuetaonis includes the following:
- a CDS encoding DUF3263 domain-containing protein: MAGTAEAGAFSPDGTVDPESPLSEREQQMLSLERSWWKYSGAKEQAIRDLFGLSATAYYQILNALIDTEEALAHDPMLVKRLRRLRTTRQRARTARRMGTDA, from the coding sequence GTGGCAGGAACAGCTGAAGCCGGGGCCTTCTCACCGGACGGCACCGTCGACCCCGAGAGCCCTTTGAGTGAACGCGAGCAGCAGATGCTCTCGCTGGAACGTTCCTGGTGGAAATACTCGGGGGCCAAGGAACAGGCCATCCGGGATCTCTTTGGGCTCTCTGCGACTGCCTACTACCAGATCCTCAACGCGCTGATCGACACGGAGGAAGCGCTGGCACACGATCCGATGCTGGTGAAGAGGCTGCGTAGACTACGTACTACACGCCAGCGTGCGCGCACTGCCCGCCGCATGGGCACCGACGCATAG
- a CDS encoding LytR C-terminal domain-containing protein — MSQYPRDEFDKVPETSTRQGVHRERLIPARSSGIGLIITVGVLALLVGLAAYVVLPRLGIGADGNATPVAAETEATDSASPSAPATPSSPPSPSAVPSSSPEPTPVESTPAADKTQPVVVLNASGISGLGAGISARIGAEGWITSSVGNWAGAPLQGSVIFYNGEAQRANAEELSALLGIPTLSESPEFATVTVVAGPGFQ, encoded by the coding sequence ATGAGCCAATACCCCAGGGACGAGTTCGATAAGGTCCCGGAGACCTCCACACGGCAGGGCGTCCACCGCGAACGCCTCATCCCTGCGCGCTCAAGTGGTATTGGCCTGATCATTACGGTTGGTGTCCTGGCACTCCTCGTCGGGCTGGCCGCATATGTGGTCCTGCCCCGTCTCGGCATCGGTGCTGACGGCAACGCGACACCGGTGGCCGCAGAAACGGAAGCTACCGATTCTGCTTCGCCGAGCGCCCCGGCAACACCGTCCAGCCCGCCGTCGCCGTCTGCGGTGCCGTCCAGCAGCCCAGAGCCGACCCCGGTGGAATCGACCCCTGCGGCAGACAAGACCCAGCCGGTGGTCGTCCTGAACGCCAGCGGCATCAGCGGCCTGGGCGCCGGCATCTCCGCCCGGATCGGTGCCGAGGGCTGGATCACTTCCAGTGTCGGCAACTGGGCCGGAGCTCCGCTGCAGGGCTCGGTCATCTTCTACAACGGCGAGGCCCAGCGCGCCAACGCGGAGGAGCTGTCTGCCCTCCTCGGGATCCCCACGCTCAGTGAGTCGCCTGAATTCGCCACTGTGACAGTGGTGGCGGGCCCCGGTTTCCAGTAA
- a CDS encoding cold-shock protein, which produces MAQGIVKWFNGEKGYGFITVDEAQTDVFVHWSAIQSAGYRTLEEGQRVEFEIGEGQKGPQAEDVRTV; this is translated from the coding sequence ATGGCGCAGGGCATCGTCAAATGGTTCAACGGCGAAAAAGGGTACGGGTTCATCACAGTCGATGAGGCCCAGACTGATGTTTTTGTCCATTGGTCCGCCATCCAGTCAGCCGGGTACCGGACACTGGAAGAGGGCCAGCGGGTGGAATTCGAGATCGGTGAGGGACAAAAGGGTCCCCAGGCCGAAGACGTCCGGACGGTCTAG
- a CDS encoding uracil-DNA glycosylase → MRLGFWREISKTGQVRNSEEPALFPLDPPATPGGGQQETDGGTPIPFTSGTPLASLMAPDWAEALAPAAGLIHRLGDDLERRRSAGAHILPAPQNILRAFRRPMSEVKVLIAGQDPYPTPGHAVGLSFSVEPGVRPLPRSLANIYKELQADLGIAPAAHGDLSAWTEQGVLLLNRSLTVEAGAANSHRGRGWEDITDLAVRALAARRRADGSPLPLVAVLWGRQAQALAPLLGGAPRVESAHPSPLSASRGFFGSRPFSRANEMLLAQGSTPVDWQLPGVP, encoded by the coding sequence ATGCGGTTGGGATTCTGGCGGGAGATATCCAAGACTGGACAGGTGAGAAACAGCGAAGAGCCGGCATTGTTCCCCCTGGATCCTCCCGCCACGCCCGGCGGCGGGCAGCAGGAAACCGACGGCGGCACGCCCATTCCTTTCACCAGCGGGACACCGCTGGCCTCGCTGATGGCCCCGGACTGGGCCGAGGCCCTTGCCCCGGCGGCCGGCCTGATCCACCGGCTGGGAGACGACCTCGAACGCCGCCGCAGTGCCGGAGCCCACATCCTGCCCGCCCCGCAGAACATCCTGCGTGCCTTCCGCCGCCCCATGTCAGAGGTGAAGGTGCTCATCGCCGGACAGGACCCGTACCCAACACCGGGGCACGCCGTCGGCCTTTCCTTTTCGGTGGAGCCGGGAGTCCGGCCCCTTCCGCGTTCACTGGCCAACATCTATAAGGAGCTGCAGGCGGATCTGGGCATCGCCCCCGCCGCCCATGGAGATCTCAGCGCCTGGACGGAACAGGGGGTCCTGCTGCTGAACCGTTCCCTGACAGTCGAGGCCGGCGCGGCGAACTCCCACCGCGGCCGGGGCTGGGAGGACATCACCGATCTGGCCGTACGGGCTTTGGCTGCGCGGCGGCGTGCTGACGGATCACCCCTCCCGCTCGTCGCCGTCTTGTGGGGGCGGCAGGCGCAGGCCCTGGCACCTTTGCTGGGCGGTGCCCCGAGGGTTGAGTCGGCTCATCCCAGCCCTTTGTCCGCTTCGCGGGGATTCTTCGGATCCCGCCCCTTCAGCCGCGCCAACGAGATGTTACTCGCCCAGGGCAGCACCCCGGTGGACTGGCAGCTTCCCGGGGTACCGTAG
- a CDS encoding threonine/serine ThrE exporter family protein, whose translation MTPKGQRAAGVPPRTGKPRARKTTPRQHSPSAAQRTDSSSAAARRMLRRLVQGETPPTQAMSIVERLAGSPYANPRVRSGGPDASARKTLDFALGMAETMFRYGAGALEVETAIIAVTAAYGLENIEVDITNQSVLLNYSPKDQTPITVMRVVRSWTNNYAGLALVHRLVTDIVDGHVTRAEASARLGEIVHKPKPFPRWAVTFSAGLFAAAIVAFIGGGPLGSAVGFGSTILVSLLQRVLGRWRVPDFFTTAASGFLVTALAMLFWWLDASGSVDLNIAPGIVVAGGILLLLPTGRLVSAVQDAINGFPVTAAGRFLSAFLSFGAIVAGIAVALVVGTLLGMPSLEVTEETSSQYPFAVTVLILAVALATISITEQSPMNLVLPTVLIGVGGFLVGTLSEAVGVGPRLTPAVAAIAIGMASRIVALRMGAPQLVIAVPAILFLFPGLSIFRSMYGLSIGLEDISDGVIGLFNALTVILAIAGGVVFGDNLARPLTRNLSGNDRRNRRR comes from the coding sequence GTGACCCCCAAGGGCCAGCGTGCGGCCGGTGTCCCGCCGCGTACCGGCAAGCCGCGGGCACGCAAGACGACGCCCCGCCAGCACAGCCCCTCAGCGGCCCAGCGTACGGATTCGTCCTCGGCAGCGGCACGGCGGATGCTGCGCCGGCTGGTGCAGGGGGAAACACCGCCGACGCAGGCCATGTCGATCGTGGAACGACTGGCCGGGAGCCCCTACGCCAACCCCCGGGTACGCTCCGGCGGTCCGGATGCCAGTGCGCGGAAGACCCTCGACTTCGCCCTGGGCATGGCAGAAACCATGTTCAGGTACGGTGCCGGTGCCCTCGAAGTGGAAACGGCCATAATCGCCGTGACCGCTGCCTACGGACTCGAAAACATCGAAGTGGACATCACCAACCAGTCGGTGCTGCTGAACTACTCGCCCAAGGACCAGACGCCCATCACGGTCATGCGCGTCGTCCGGTCCTGGACGAACAACTATGCGGGACTGGCACTGGTGCACCGGCTGGTCACTGACATCGTGGACGGCCACGTCACCCGTGCCGAGGCGTCAGCCCGGCTGGGCGAGATCGTCCATAAACCCAAACCGTTCCCGCGCTGGGCTGTCACCTTCTCCGCCGGACTGTTTGCCGCCGCGATCGTCGCATTTATTGGCGGCGGGCCGCTGGGATCAGCCGTCGGATTTGGCAGCACCATCCTGGTCAGCCTGCTGCAGCGGGTGCTCGGACGCTGGCGGGTGCCGGACTTCTTCACCACGGCTGCGAGCGGGTTCCTCGTGACCGCCCTCGCCATGCTGTTCTGGTGGCTGGACGCAAGCGGTTCGGTGGACCTGAATATTGCGCCCGGAATCGTGGTGGCAGGGGGCATCCTCCTGCTGCTGCCCACCGGACGGCTGGTTTCCGCCGTGCAGGATGCGATCAACGGCTTCCCGGTGACGGCCGCCGGCCGCTTCCTCTCCGCCTTCCTCAGTTTTGGCGCCATTGTCGCGGGAATCGCCGTCGCACTGGTGGTGGGCACCCTGCTGGGGATGCCCTCCCTGGAAGTGACTGAAGAGACGTCGTCCCAGTACCCGTTCGCCGTCACGGTGCTGATACTCGCCGTAGCCCTGGCCACGATCAGCATCACCGAGCAGTCACCGATGAACCTGGTGCTGCCCACGGTGCTGATCGGCGTGGGCGGGTTCCTGGTGGGGACCCTGTCAGAAGCGGTGGGCGTGGGCCCACGGCTGACGCCGGCTGTCGCAGCGATCGCGATCGGCATGGCCAGCCGGATCGTCGCCCTGCGGATGGGCGCGCCGCAGCTGGTGATCGCCGTGCCGGCGATCCTGTTCCTGTTCCCGGGCCTGAGCATCTTCCGTTCCATGTACGGCCTGAGCATCGGGCTGGAGGATATTTCCGACGGCGTCATCGGACTCTTTAACGCCCTCACCGTGATCCTGGCAATCGCCGGGGGAGTGGTCTTCGGTGACAACTTGGCCCGTCCGCTGACCCGGAACCTCAGCGGAAATGACCGCCGCAACCGCAGGCGCTGA
- a CDS encoding MFS transporter, protein MASPWAPLQNRMFLILWLAQLGSNIGSWMQTVGAQWYLVETGASPALVSLVQTASLAPALLLGLIAGVLADAFNRRRLILGANLFAAGAGILLTVIAALGLLGPDALLLYTFLIGCGVALSSPAWQAITPSLVPRDQIRSASALGSVAMNAARAIGPAVGGLLVSLAGPAFVFGVNAVSFLGTALAVFVWRSAPESPADRERVGEAMAAGIRYVRAAPRIRRILLRCVMFMVPASSLYALLPIAVNGHLQLGSSGYGLLLGALGIGAILGVVIQGRVRELFPDNALLAASAVAFGACVFAAGYLPAVPLAALLVLGGAAWINTFSTLNSAVQLTLPEWVRARGLSVYLMVFTGTQAFGSLLWGSLATAYGYSAVLAAAGVVLVLVAASVAVLPLLPRTGKLDRSVPEPDLGLEVEKEPRPDDGPVTVLVAYELEPGESAAFVQAMHEVRLSRMRTGATGWELVHSVTDSRQFREIYDVPTWREYMRQEHERLTGEDRKNIERAESLAAEEPRTRWFLPAKA, encoded by the coding sequence ATGGCATCTCCCTGGGCGCCGCTGCAGAACCGGATGTTCCTCATACTGTGGCTGGCCCAGCTGGGGTCCAACATCGGCAGCTGGATGCAGACCGTCGGCGCGCAGTGGTATCTGGTGGAAACCGGCGCCAGTCCCGCCCTGGTATCCCTGGTGCAAACCGCCTCCCTTGCTCCTGCCCTCCTGCTCGGACTGATTGCGGGCGTCCTCGCCGATGCGTTCAACCGCCGCCGGCTGATCCTGGGCGCCAACCTCTTTGCCGCCGGCGCCGGGATCCTGCTCACGGTCATTGCCGCGTTGGGCCTGCTCGGGCCCGATGCCCTGCTCCTCTACACGTTCCTGATCGGCTGCGGGGTCGCCCTCAGCTCGCCGGCCTGGCAGGCCATAACCCCCTCGCTGGTACCGAGGGACCAGATCCGTTCCGCCTCGGCGCTGGGGTCGGTGGCGATGAATGCCGCCCGTGCCATAGGACCGGCCGTGGGAGGCCTGCTGGTTTCGCTCGCTGGTCCAGCCTTCGTCTTTGGTGTCAATGCGGTGTCTTTCCTGGGCACGGCACTGGCGGTGTTCGTGTGGCGGAGCGCACCGGAGAGTCCTGCGGACCGCGAACGGGTCGGCGAAGCGATGGCAGCCGGCATCCGTTATGTGCGGGCAGCGCCCAGGATCCGCCGCATCCTGCTGCGCTGCGTGATGTTCATGGTTCCGGCCAGCTCCCTGTACGCCTTGCTTCCCATTGCCGTCAACGGCCATCTTCAGCTGGGTTCCTCAGGCTACGGGCTCCTTCTTGGCGCCCTCGGCATCGGTGCCATCCTCGGAGTGGTAATCCAGGGCCGAGTCCGGGAGCTCTTCCCGGATAACGCCCTGCTGGCAGCGTCCGCCGTGGCGTTCGGGGCCTGCGTTTTTGCCGCAGGCTACCTCCCCGCGGTACCGCTGGCTGCCCTGCTGGTGCTGGGCGGAGCAGCATGGATCAATACCTTTTCCACGCTCAACAGTGCTGTGCAGCTGACCCTGCCGGAATGGGTCCGGGCGAGGGGACTTTCCGTCTACCTCATGGTTTTCACCGGAACGCAGGCATTCGGGTCGCTGTTGTGGGGGAGCCTGGCCACGGCGTACGGCTACTCGGCGGTCCTGGCCGCCGCCGGCGTCGTGCTGGTCCTGGTGGCCGCGAGCGTGGCGGTCCTGCCATTGCTTCCCCGCACCGGCAAGCTGGACCGCAGCGTTCCTGAGCCGGACCTTGGGCTGGAGGTCGAAAAGGAGCCGAGACCCGACGACGGGCCGGTGACGGTCTTGGTGGCCTATGAACTGGAACCGGGTGAGTCCGCAGCGTTCGTGCAGGCAATGCATGAAGTCCGGCTCTCGCGGATGCGCACCGGAGCCACAGGGTGGGAGCTGGTGCATTCGGTGACGGATTCCCGCCAGTTCCGCGAGATTTACGACGTTCCGACGTGGCGCGAGTACATGCGCCAGGAGCATGAACGGCTCACCGGTGAAGACCGGAAGAACATTGAGCGGGCGGAATCCCTGGCGGCGGAGGAACCACGGACCAGGTGGTTCCTCCCCGCGAAGGCCTAG
- a CDS encoding amino acid-binding protein, whose product MTKRPASASDLACGSCGQLPRPGRTRLTAANVAAMLPIELLVHAAVLQADLPYLSKVLLLTVTATVLVIWVAEPSARRLLHSWLHGPALRQRSMLAGSGTLWRARVVLADTPGALEDLAHALARSRANILSITSQPVPGGVMDELVVSGPPGLREHDVAEALADGGAGSVLVWPTTALALADGQTKALALGARVAANPQELGWAVSELLAAELVVDPSRLAPGGPEYGTPVLKVPTAWDEALRFIRPGEPFTPAESARASRLAEIAETVELRTARPG is encoded by the coding sequence ATGACGAAACGCCCTGCCTCCGCTTCCGATCTGGCCTGCGGGTCCTGCGGCCAGCTGCCGCGGCCGGGCCGTACCCGCCTCACGGCCGCCAACGTTGCCGCCATGCTCCCCATCGAACTCCTGGTCCACGCTGCCGTCCTGCAGGCGGATCTTCCCTACCTGTCCAAAGTCCTGCTGCTCACGGTCACCGCCACGGTCCTGGTGATTTGGGTGGCCGAGCCTTCGGCCCGCCGGCTGCTGCACAGCTGGCTCCACGGTCCGGCGCTGCGGCAGCGGAGCATGCTGGCCGGTTCGGGAACCCTCTGGAGGGCACGCGTGGTCCTCGCGGATACTCCCGGTGCATTGGAGGACCTGGCCCATGCGCTGGCACGGTCCCGTGCGAATATCCTCTCGATTACCTCGCAACCAGTGCCCGGCGGAGTCATGGACGAGCTCGTGGTCTCCGGACCGCCTGGGCTGCGGGAACACGACGTGGCCGAGGCGCTTGCCGACGGCGGAGCCGGGTCTGTGCTGGTTTGGCCCACGACGGCTTTGGCCCTGGCCGACGGCCAAACCAAGGCCCTGGCCTTGGGCGCACGGGTGGCGGCCAACCCGCAGGAGCTCGGCTGGGCCGTCTCGGAACTCCTCGCGGCGGAACTGGTGGTTGATCCGTCCCGCCTCGCTCCGGGCGGGCCGGAATATGGAACCCCGGTCCTAAAGGTCCCCACGGCCTGGGACGAGGCGCTGAGGTTCATCCGGCCCGGGGAGCCGTTCACGCCGGCAGAGTCCGCCCGCGCCAGCCGGCTTGCCGAGATCGCCGAGACTGTAGAGCTTCGCACCGCGCGGCCCGGCTGA
- a CDS encoding lipid II:glycine glycyltransferase FemX, translating to MRDFSARLATPEEIADWDSRVQANPNGGNVLQSAAYAEVKSHHGWNPVYVVFTCADYTSYNLVIEKKVALLGSLWYLIKGPDAAAAEDVPAMARALGRFAKESGRRVFALKVEPDIVDGEDVRKLFREAGLVKTFNLQPNDSTALLDTTPDTEQILKNISSRARNAVRRAIREEADVRRVEPTEENMRAMYKLMSHIEDRSSARMRSYEYYRRFWSNFTAAGQGRFYFAFEDGEPSVGAFVIAYGKKGTYKDGGSKPRRKQYGDSHLVQWTALTELKEDFGIEEYDFCGTPPSSELKNKEHPHHGLGLFKTSFSKTVTDFAGCWDLVLDPLRYRIWNTIGERVTRQIYWRRHHQPFY from the coding sequence TTGCGAGACTTTAGTGCACGCCTGGCCACGCCTGAGGAGATTGCGGACTGGGACAGCCGCGTCCAGGCGAACCCCAACGGCGGCAATGTCCTGCAGTCCGCCGCCTACGCGGAGGTCAAATCGCACCACGGCTGGAACCCCGTCTACGTTGTCTTCACGTGCGCGGACTACACGTCCTACAACCTGGTCATCGAAAAGAAGGTCGCCCTCCTGGGCAGCCTCTGGTACCTCATCAAGGGTCCCGATGCCGCCGCAGCCGAAGACGTGCCGGCCATGGCCCGGGCACTGGGAAGGTTTGCCAAGGAGAGCGGCCGCCGGGTCTTCGCACTCAAGGTGGAGCCGGACATCGTGGACGGAGAAGACGTACGGAAACTCTTCCGCGAAGCCGGGCTGGTCAAGACCTTCAATCTCCAGCCCAACGACTCCACTGCGCTGCTGGACACGACGCCCGACACGGAACAGATTCTCAAGAACATCTCCTCCCGTGCCCGCAACGCCGTCCGGCGGGCGATCCGCGAAGAGGCTGACGTGCGCCGGGTGGAGCCCACCGAAGAGAACATGCGCGCCATGTACAAACTGATGAGCCACATCGAGGACCGCTCTTCGGCGAGGATGCGCTCCTACGAGTACTACCGGCGCTTCTGGTCGAACTTCACGGCCGCCGGACAGGGCCGCTTCTATTTTGCGTTCGAAGACGGCGAGCCGAGTGTCGGTGCGTTCGTCATCGCCTACGGCAAAAAGGGTACGTACAAGGACGGCGGCTCCAAGCCGCGGCGCAAGCAATACGGGGATTCCCACCTGGTGCAGTGGACTGCGCTGACCGAACTCAAGGAAGACTTCGGTATTGAGGAATACGATTTCTGCGGCACGCCGCCGAGCAGCGAACTCAAGAACAAGGAACATCCCCACCACGGACTGGGCCTGTTCAAGACCAGCTTTTCCAAGACCGTCACGGACTTCGCCGGCTGCTGGGACCTGGTGCTGGACCCGCTGCGGTACCGGATCTGGAACACCATCGGTGAACGTGTGACCCGCCAGATCTACTGGCGCAGGCATCACCAGCCTTTCTACTAA
- a CDS encoding TM2 domain-containing protein, translating to MATNEPPPGQPTPGQPEDQDPTAQAAHGSSAAPPPYGRPPGDYDESAHQSPEPGGYQGQGQTGQPGQSPYQGEYPGQGRYTNPGHPGQYHGEYQPTGQYQGQNPYPPGPPPGYYQPGPPNPYQQGYPAPYGWAPKSRLAAGLLGIFLGGLGVHRFYLGYTTIGVVQLLVTLFTFGAGAIWGFVEGIMILAGAQTFRTDARGMPLRE from the coding sequence ATGGCGACGAACGAGCCCCCTCCGGGGCAACCCACCCCGGGCCAGCCGGAAGACCAGGATCCCACGGCGCAGGCCGCACATGGATCCAGCGCCGCCCCGCCTCCCTACGGCCGGCCGCCCGGCGATTACGACGAGTCGGCGCACCAGTCCCCGGAACCCGGCGGCTATCAGGGCCAAGGCCAAACAGGCCAGCCAGGGCAGAGCCCTTATCAGGGCGAGTATCCGGGACAGGGGCGCTACACGAACCCCGGGCACCCGGGCCAGTACCACGGTGAGTACCAGCCCACCGGCCAGTACCAGGGCCAGAACCCATATCCACCGGGCCCGCCGCCCGGCTACTACCAGCCCGGGCCGCCGAATCCTTACCAGCAGGGTTACCCGGCCCCGTACGGCTGGGCGCCGAAGTCCCGCCTCGCTGCTGGTTTGCTCGGCATCTTCCTCGGCGGCCTCGGAGTCCACCGGTTCTACCTCGGCTACACCACCATCGGCGTCGTGCAGCTGCTGGTAACCCTCTTCACTTTCGGGGCTGGCGCGATTTGGGGCTTCGTCGAGGGAATCATGATCCTGGCCGGCGCCCAGACCTTCCGGACTGATGCGCGCGGGATGCCGCTGCGGGAGTAA
- a CDS encoding siderophore-interacting protein produces MPEAPATRSPAPVRRARPVHTMQVLRREQLSRHMVRIVVGGPGFDSFHPSECTDAYCKIWFGPDGRPLDGSVSLETLREQTERENWPVSRTYTVRWVDTVKRELAMDFVVHGAEGLAGPWAAGAQPGERITFGGPGGGFSPDPEADWYLFAADESALPATAAALEALPADAIGSALIEVHGPEDELPLTAPDGVRITWLHRGSAAGAGQVLAEAVAAYPWPSGRVQVFAHGEREAMKELREIFFNRHGLERDQVSLSGYWAAGRTEDAFQAEKRTPIGKVL; encoded by the coding sequence ATGCCTGAAGCACCCGCCACACGTTCCCCTGCTCCGGTCCGGCGTGCAAGGCCCGTCCACACCATGCAGGTCCTGCGCCGGGAACAGCTCTCCCGGCACATGGTGCGGATTGTCGTTGGCGGCCCAGGGTTCGACTCGTTCCACCCCAGCGAATGCACGGACGCCTACTGCAAGATCTGGTTCGGGCCTGACGGCCGCCCGCTGGACGGCTCGGTGAGCCTGGAAACGCTGCGTGAACAGACGGAACGGGAAAACTGGCCGGTCTCACGGACATACACCGTCCGCTGGGTGGATACGGTGAAGCGGGAACTGGCCATGGACTTCGTGGTGCACGGGGCGGAAGGCCTTGCCGGACCGTGGGCCGCCGGCGCCCAGCCCGGTGAGAGGATCACGTTCGGCGGTCCGGGCGGCGGTTTCTCGCCGGATCCCGAGGCTGACTGGTATCTGTTCGCAGCTGACGAGTCCGCCCTGCCCGCTACGGCGGCCGCCTTGGAAGCCCTGCCGGCCGACGCCATCGGTTCCGCACTGATCGAAGTCCACGGCCCGGAAGATGAGCTGCCGTTGACCGCGCCTGACGGCGTACGCATCACCTGGCTCCACCGGGGATCGGCCGCAGGAGCGGGACAGGTCCTGGCTGAAGCCGTGGCCGCGTACCCCTGGCCCAGCGGACGCGTCCAGGTTTTTGCCCACGGTGAGCGCGAAGCCATGAAGGAACTCCGGGAAATATTCTTCAACCGGCATGGACTCGAGCGGGACCAGGTCTCGCTCTCCGGCTACTGGGCCGCGGGCCGGACCGAGGACGCTTTCCAGGCAGAGAAGCGCACCCCGATCGGCAAGGTTCTCTGA
- a CDS encoding LLM class flavin-dependent oxidoreductase: MAQQIELGLDTFGDVTFDGGGNKLPMPQVVRNVVAEAVLADSLGLDFIGIGEHHRDDYAVSSPETVLAAIAGQTSRIRLGSAVTVLSSDDPIRVYERFATLDAVSNGRAEIILGRGSFTESFPLFGYDLADYEVLFEEKLDLFTKLLAEKPVSWEGTIRPPLRDVLVYPPTENGALPAWIAVGGTPQSVVRAAHYGLPLMLAIIGGEPARFTPFVSLFKRALKEFGKPMLPVGAHSPGYIAATDEQALEEAWPHYAAMQNRIGRERGWPPVSRSEYEASAGPEGALFVGSPETVAAKIVRTARTLELSRFDLKYSLGTLPHENLMKCIELYGSEVAPRVREALAAGD; encoded by the coding sequence GTGGCACAGCAGATTGAACTGGGACTGGACACGTTTGGAGACGTGACATTCGACGGCGGGGGCAACAAGCTGCCGATGCCCCAGGTCGTCCGCAACGTGGTGGCGGAGGCCGTCCTGGCCGACTCCCTCGGACTCGATTTCATCGGTATTGGTGAACACCACCGGGACGACTACGCGGTGTCCTCGCCGGAGACCGTGCTGGCAGCCATCGCAGGCCAGACCAGCCGTATCCGCCTGGGATCCGCGGTGACCGTCCTTTCCTCCGACGACCCCATCCGGGTCTACGAACGTTTCGCAACGCTCGACGCCGTGTCCAACGGCCGTGCAGAAATCATCCTTGGCCGCGGCTCCTTCACCGAGTCCTTCCCTCTCTTTGGATACGACCTGGCTGATTACGAGGTCCTGTTCGAAGAGAAGCTTGATCTGTTCACCAAGCTGCTGGCAGAAAAGCCCGTCAGCTGGGAGGGGACCATCCGGCCTCCCTTGCGCGACGTGTTGGTTTATCCCCCCACGGAAAACGGTGCCCTCCCCGCGTGGATCGCCGTCGGCGGCACGCCCCAGTCCGTTGTCCGCGCGGCCCACTACGGCCTGCCGCTGATGCTGGCCATCATCGGCGGGGAACCTGCCCGCTTCACCCCGTTCGTTTCCCTGTTCAAGCGGGCGCTGAAGGAGTTCGGCAAGCCGATGCTTCCCGTCGGGGCGCATTCTCCCGGCTACATAGCCGCTACGGACGAGCAGGCGCTGGAGGAAGCGTGGCCGCACTACGCCGCGATGCAGAACCGGATCGGCAGGGAACGCGGCTGGCCGCCGGTCAGCCGCTCGGAGTATGAAGCATCGGCCGGTCCTGAGGGCGCGCTCTTTGTCGGTTCGCCGGAAACTGTGGCGGCAAAGATCGTGCGGACCGCGCGGACCCTCGAACTGTCGCGTTTCGATCTTAAGTACAGTCTGGGCACGCTTCCCCACGAGAACCTGATGAAGTGCATCGAACTCTATGGATCCGAGGTAGCACCCCGGGTCCGCGAAGCGCTGGCGGCCGGGGACTAG
- a CDS encoding CHAD domain-containing protein: MVFAPKGPSAGQDSSAGAEKGAAALLLAYLQEQLAELLRQQERVRAEEPEAVHKMRVSTRRLRSALASYRRLLEKEPARSLRGDLKWLAQVLGGARDAQVMRHRLQALVASQPPDLVLGPVAARIDEELLSDYSSAVQSVHQALDSERYGQMVKQLAGMVADPPWNQAETGSGRHTAEAMIRRDRGRLRARVKEAKAEKDPEKRAEILHEARKEAKRLRYAAEAWRPAGGSAADAMVEAAEGLQKTLGEHQDSVVTRSLLRWMGSTAGEGENGFTYGRLHAIEEHRGRAAEKNYRRLWNKFPPGP; the protein is encoded by the coding sequence ATGGTTTTTGCTCCCAAAGGTCCCAGCGCCGGGCAGGACAGCAGTGCGGGTGCGGAGAAGGGCGCCGCAGCCCTGCTGCTGGCGTACCTGCAGGAGCAGCTTGCTGAACTGCTCCGGCAGCAGGAAAGGGTCCGGGCCGAGGAACCGGAGGCCGTCCATAAGATGAGGGTGAGCACCCGCCGTCTGCGTTCGGCGCTGGCCAGCTACCGCCGCCTGCTTGAAAAGGAACCGGCCCGCAGCCTGCGCGGTGACCTGAAATGGCTGGCACAGGTGCTGGGCGGGGCCCGTGATGCACAAGTGATGCGCCACCGGCTGCAGGCCCTCGTGGCATCGCAGCCTCCGGACCTGGTCCTGGGGCCGGTGGCGGCCCGGATCGACGAAGAACTGCTCAGCGACTATTCGTCCGCCGTCCAGTCGGTGCACCAGGCGCTGGACAGCGAGCGCTATGGGCAGATGGTCAAGCAGCTGGCCGGGATGGTAGCGGATCCGCCGTGGAACCAGGCCGAAACCGGTTCGGGGCGGCACACTGCGGAGGCAATGATCCGCCGGGACCGCGGCCGGCTCCGGGCCCGCGTCAAGGAGGCCAAGGCCGAAAAGGATCCCGAAAAGCGTGCGGAGATCCTTCACGAAGCACGCAAGGAGGCCAAGCGGCTGCGCTATGCCGCCGAGGCGTGGAGGCCGGCAGGAGGAAGCGCAGCAGACGCCATGGTGGAAGCCGCCGAGGGACTGCAGAAAACACTGGGGGAGCACCAGGACAGCGTTGTCACCAGGTCGCTGCTGCGCTGGATGGGAAGTACGGCCGGAGAGGGCGAAAACGGGTTCACTTACGGGCGCCTCCATGCGATTGAGGAGCACAGGGGAAGGGCCGCGGAGAAGAACTATCGCCGCCTGTGGAACAAGTTTCCGCCAGGGCCCTGA